The following coding sequences lie in one Arachis stenosperma cultivar V10309 chromosome 5, arast.V10309.gnm1.PFL2, whole genome shotgun sequence genomic window:
- the LOC130981337 gene encoding protein FAR1-RELATED SEQUENCE 5-like — MNNSTEGNEQLGVGDVVIQQGSKRPCLKLNEIIDVIVMENDELELRHELSDHSGISKEEILVIGSLSQVQKFYANYAKKAWFVTKVKNTNFDKIRKESKIPINHSIHCIREGYWKSRVEAATQTNRITVTRCRKMIYVMLDREKESWIVSRLELRYFHPYLAKKSVDYHKYRELTTHAKCVITDNNEAGIRPNKTYLTLANEVGGFLNLSFSEKDVRNYITSKLRCVDKNADFKEMMNYFVRIKDINPNFFYVIDVDDANNFKSTLWVDARHGLLFASFVDVNHHRKSTHFGCALLGSEEIPSSDWVFTWCIWHILKKSQSKLGGYARYRELNAKMSHTV, encoded by the exons ATGAACAATTCAACGGAAGGCAATGAACAATTGGGTGTGGGTGATGTTGTTATTCAACAGGGATCTAAG cgtCCTTGCTTGAAGCTCAACGAAATTATCGATGTCATTGTGATGGAAAATGATGAGTTGGAATTGAGACATGAG TTGTCGGATCATAGTGGGATCAGTAAAGAGGAAATCCTAGTCATAGGATCGTTGTCTCAGGTACAGAAATTTTATGCAAATTATGCAAAGAAAGCTTGGTTCGTAACTAAAGTCAAGAACACAAATTTTGATAAGATAAGGAAGGAATCAAAGATACCTATTAATCATTCTATTCACTGCATCCGAGAAGGTTATTGGAAGTCTCGGGTGGAGGCAGCAACTCAGACAAACAGAATAACAGTCACGAGATGCAGAAAAATGATATATGTCATGTTGGACAGAGAGAAGGAAAGTTGGATTGTGTCTAGATTAGAATTGAGGTATTTCCACCCCTACTTGGCTAAAAAATCGGTCGACTATCACAAGTATAGGGAGTTGACCACACATGCTAAGTGTGTCATTACGGATAACAACGAAGCTGGCATAAGACCCAACAAGACGTACCTAACACTGGCTAATGAGGTTGGTGGATTTTTAAACTTGAGTTTTTCAGAAAAAGATGTCAGAAATTACATCACAAGCAAACTCCGCTGTGTTGACAAGAATGCAGACTTTAAGGAGATGATGAATTATTTCGTGCGAATAAAAGATATCAATCCCAACTTCTTTTATGTCATAGATGTTGACGATGCTAATAATTTCAAGAGCACACTCTGGGTAGATGCAAG GCATGGTCTACTATTTGCATCCTTTGTCGATGTCAACCACCATAGAAAGTCTACTCATTTTGGTTGTGCGTTACTTGGTAGCGAAGAGATCCCTAGTTCTGACTGGGTGTTCAC ATGGTGCATCTGGCACATACTGAAGAAGTCACAATCAAAGCTTGGGGGTTATGCTAGGTACAGAGAATTGAATGCTAAGATGAGCCACACTGTGTAG